Proteins co-encoded in one Cricetulus griseus strain 17A/GY chromosome 1 unlocalized genomic scaffold, alternate assembly CriGri-PICRH-1.0 chr1_1, whole genome shotgun sequence genomic window:
- the LOC100755948 gene encoding 60S ribosomal protein L21, whose protein sequence is MTNTEGKRRGTRYMFSRPFRKSEVVPLAMYMRIYKKGDIVDIKGMDTVQKGMPHKCYHGKTGRVYNVTKHAVGIIVNKQVKGKILAKRINVQMKHIKHSKSRDSFLKQVKENDQKKKEAKEKGTWVQLKRQPVPPREAHFVRTNGKEPQLLEPISYEFMA, encoded by the coding sequence ATGACGAACACAGAGGGCAAGAGGCGGGGCACTCGCTACATGTTCTCTAGGCCTTTTAGGAAGTCTGAAGTTGTTCCTTTGGCCATGTACATGCGAATCTACAAGAAGGGTGACATTGTAGACATCAAGGGAATGGACACTGTTCAAAAAGGAATGCCCCATAAATGTTACCATGGCAAAACAGGAAGAGTCTACAATGTCACCAAGCATGCCGTGGGCATCATTGTAAACAAGCAAGTTAAGGGCAAGATTCTTGCCAAGAGGATTAATGTGCAGATGAAACACATCAAGCACTCTAAgagcagagacagcttcctgaagcaGGTGAAGGAAAATGACCAGAAGAAGAAGGAAGCCAAGGAGAAGGGCACCTGGGTTCAGCTGAAGCGCCAGCCTGTGCCACCCAGAGAGGCACACTTTGTGAGGACTAAcgggaaggagcctcagctgctGGAGCCCATCTCATATGAATTCATGGCCTaa